Proteins from one Microtus pennsylvanicus isolate mMicPen1 chromosome 7, mMicPen1.hap1, whole genome shotgun sequence genomic window:
- the Rsph1 gene encoding radial spoke head 1 homolog, translating to MSDLGSEELEEEGENDLGEYEGERNELGERHGNGKARLPNGDTYEGHYEFGKRNGQGVYKFKNGARYIGEYVKNKKHGQGTFIYPDGSRYEGEWADDQRHGHGVYYYINNDTYTGDWFNHQRHGQGTYFYAETGSKYVGSWVNGQQEGAAELIHLNHRYQGKFLNKNPVGRGKYVFDIGCEQHGEYRLTDVERGEEEEEEETLVSIVPKWKALKITELALWTPTLSEEQPPAEGPGQEEAQGAAGTGDASDETPGLPEGFEGEMDTRTGEEDMDTFRQESQENGYDMEQGNPNFDEEQSDLQE from the exons ATGTCGGACCTGGGCTCCGAGGAgttagaggaggaaggagagaacgaTCTTGGG GAATATGAGGGGGAGCGAAACGAACTGGGAGAACGGCACGGAAACGGGAAAGCAAGATTGCCCAATGGAGACACATATGAAGGACACTATGAGTTTGGAAAAAGAAATGGCCAG GGGGTCTACAAATTTAAGAATGGTGCCCGGTACATCGGagaatatgttaaaaataaaaagcacggTCAAGGCACCTTTATCTATCCAGATGGATCCAGATACGAAG GGGAGTGGGCAGACGACCAGAGGCACGGCCATGGCGTATACTACTACATCAATAATGACACCTACACAGGGGATTGGTTCAATCATCAAAG GCATGGGCAAGGCACCTACTTCTATGCAGAAACTGGCAGTAAGTACGTCGGTAGCTGGGTGAACGGGCAGCAGGAGGGTGCTGCCGAGCTCATCCACCTGAACCACAGATACCAGGGCAAGTTCCTGAACAAAAAT CCTGTTGGTCGTGGAAAGTACGTGTTTGACATCGGATGTGAGCAGCATGGCGAATATCGCCTAACAGATGTG gaaagaggagaagaggaggaggaagaggagacatTAGTGAGTATCGTTCCAAAATGGAAAGCTCTCAAAATCACAGAATTGGCCCTCTGGACTCCAACCCTCTCCGAGGAACAGCCTCCTGCTGAGGGACCAGGCCAGGAAGAAGCACAGGGAGCTGCTG GTACGGGTGACGCCTCAGATGAAACCCCGGGTCTGCCGGAAGGCTTCGAGGGCGAGATGGACACGAGGACCGGCGAGGAAGACATGGACACGTTCCGGCAGGAGAGTCAAGAGAACGGTTATGACATGGAGCAGG gaaATCCAAACTTTGACGAAGAGCAGTCAGACCTCCAGGAGTAA